The following are encoded in a window of Sphingobium sp. AP49 genomic DNA:
- a CDS encoding cytochrome P450 — protein sequence MTDSAMASHERDLLDSASMTDPIISARPRAYYAAMRSHDPVHWDEKLGMYLVSRYEDIATIQQDPITYSVNKGYHSQQAKGFQAEFQAILEREGGGYFTDAIMSDPPYHTRIRKLMEKAFSAHRVKGLEPRITKVVTDLIDSVADRGEADAVQDFAVPLTVRIICEQLGLDWAMKDRIARWSIAVTAQIGRMQDRDQMLGHAREICDLQHYLIAKMREREADPREDMISDLVHARDTEGQALTFAEAVSLIRALLIAGNETTATALGNLFYILATRPEIATLLQASVDDDRLMNRFVEELLRIEPPVRGLSRMTTREVELGGKTLPAGAHLLLMYASANDQEDMFPDPRRFDLDRPNIGRHLSFGGGVHRCIGLALARMEIKVAAREIVRRIGDIELAIAPEDIRYLPTVATQSIERLPIRFTRRG from the coding sequence ATGACCGACAGCGCCATGGCGTCGCACGAGCGCGACCTGCTCGACAGCGCATCGATGACCGATCCGATCATCTCCGCCCGGCCGCGCGCTTATTATGCGGCGATGCGGTCGCATGACCCGGTCCATTGGGACGAGAAATTGGGCATGTATCTGGTGTCGCGCTACGAGGATATTGCGACGATCCAGCAGGACCCGATCACCTATTCGGTCAACAAGGGCTATCACAGCCAGCAGGCCAAGGGGTTCCAGGCGGAGTTCCAGGCGATATTGGAGCGCGAGGGCGGCGGCTATTTTACCGACGCGATCATGTCCGACCCGCCCTATCACACCCGCATCCGCAAGCTGATGGAAAAGGCGTTCAGCGCCCATCGCGTCAAGGGACTGGAACCGCGGATCACCAAGGTCGTGACCGACCTGATCGACAGCGTCGCCGATCGGGGGGAGGCGGATGCGGTGCAGGATTTCGCCGTGCCGCTGACGGTGCGGATCATCTGCGAGCAACTGGGCCTCGACTGGGCCATGAAGGACCGCATCGCGCGCTGGTCGATCGCGGTGACGGCGCAGATCGGCCGGATGCAGGATCGCGATCAGATGCTGGGCCATGCGCGCGAGATTTGCGACCTGCAACATTATCTGATCGCCAAGATGCGCGAGCGCGAGGCCGACCCGCGCGAGGACATGATTTCCGATCTGGTCCATGCCCGCGATACCGAGGGCCAAGCGCTGACCTTCGCTGAGGCGGTGTCGCTGATCCGCGCGCTGCTGATCGCCGGCAATGAGACGACGGCGACCGCGCTCGGCAATCTTTTCTACATCCTCGCGACCCGACCGGAAATCGCGACCCTGCTGCAGGCATCGGTCGACGACGACCGGCTGATGAACCGCTTTGTCGAGGAATTGCTGCGGATCGAGCCGCCGGTGCGCGGCCTCTCCCGCATGACCACGCGCGAAGTCGAACTGGGCGGCAAGACGCTGCCCGCCGGCGCGCATCTGCTGCTGATGTACGCCTCGGCCAATGATCAGGAGGATATGTTCCCCGATCCGCGCCGCTTCGATCTCGACCGGCCCAATATCGGGCGGCATCTGTCGTTCGGCGGCGGGGTGCATCGCTGCATTGGCCTCGCGCTCGCGCGGATGGAGATCAAGGTCGCCGCGCGGGAGATTGTCCGGCGGATCGGCGATATCGAACTGGCGATCGCGCCGGAGGATATCCGCTATCTGCCGACGGTCGCGACCCAGTCGATCGAGCGGCTGCCGATCCGCTTCACGCGGCGGGGCTGA
- a CDS encoding TetR/AcrR family transcriptional regulator: protein MQRLVQAVLDIWECEGASGASARAISRLAQTPVSGIYHHFGSLEQLFLSAHEQAQRDSERWCAARLAELDGVLPLSRDAFPTLLAALIDQWCETERRLAFAWRECQLIAARELHYAPVCDRWAAMWRAFWEEVCTRCGHPGRGAHTAYLFDGEASLHLMRWRRPVDRAGLEEMCAGWNDWLCGRPVRDSDWRRFAREQADLALPEPTITSGTMEQIADAAADVLALDGMAALTHRAVAARAGLTLGVVSYNFRSSAELVRAAFEMIYRKVVASGGWTPPPEAAIMTDEELFARYSNPPPRNDRILPALDELMLAAARDADLRDFAPQLRYRRGRTSGGLLRAILGRDISPLEAALFSGFVSGHRKTCFSMTAGEAAQAGARAMLDLRTMLGTTAASTQAKSA from the coding sequence ATGCAACGACTTGTCCAGGCGGTCCTGGACATATGGGAATGCGAAGGTGCCAGCGGCGCATCCGCGCGCGCGATCAGCCGCCTTGCCCAGACTCCGGTCTCGGGCATTTATCACCACTTCGGATCTCTGGAACAATTGTTTCTATCCGCCCATGAACAGGCGCAACGCGATTCGGAACGTTGGTGCGCAGCCCGGCTGGCGGAACTGGACGGCGTCCTGCCGCTTTCGCGTGATGCCTTCCCCACATTGCTCGCGGCGCTGATCGACCAATGGTGCGAGACAGAGCGCCGACTGGCCTTCGCCTGGCGCGAGTGCCAACTGATCGCCGCGCGCGAACTTCACTATGCGCCAGTCTGCGATCGCTGGGCGGCCATGTGGCGCGCCTTTTGGGAAGAGGTCTGCACCCGCTGCGGCCATCCGGGCCGCGGCGCCCATACCGCCTATCTGTTCGACGGCGAAGCCTCGCTGCACCTCATGCGCTGGCGCCGCCCGGTCGATCGGGCCGGACTGGAGGAAATGTGTGCGGGCTGGAATGACTGGCTGTGCGGTCGCCCGGTGCGCGACAGCGACTGGCGCCGATTCGCCCGCGAGCAAGCCGACCTCGCCTTGCCGGAGCCGACCATCACCAGCGGCACGATGGAACAGATTGCCGACGCCGCTGCCGATGTGCTGGCACTGGACGGCATGGCCGCACTCACCCACCGCGCCGTCGCCGCCCGTGCCGGCCTGACCCTGGGCGTCGTTTCCTATAATTTCCGGTCAAGCGCGGAACTGGTCCGCGCCGCGTTCGAGATGATCTATCGCAAGGTGGTGGCATCGGGCGGCTGGACGCCTCCCCCCGAGGCTGCGATCATGACGGATGAAGAACTGTTCGCCCGCTATAGCAATCCTCCACCGCGCAACGACCGAATCCTGCCCGCGCTCGATGAATTGATGCTGGCCGCCGCACGCGATGCCGATCTCAGGGACTTTGCCCCCCAGCTGCGCTATCGACGCGGCCGCACCAGTGGCGGGTTGCTCCGCGCGATCCTGGGGCGTGACATTTCTCCCCTTGAAGCAGCGCTCTTTTCCGGCTTCGTCTCAGGCCACCGCAAAACCTGTTTCAGCATGACAGCAGGCGAAGCAGCACAGGCAGGCGCGCGCGCCATGCTCGACCTGCGAACCATGCTCGGCACGACTGCGGCCTCAACTCAGGCCAAGAGCGCCTGA
- a CDS encoding 2Fe-2S iron-sulfur cluster-binding protein, translated as MSMVQVTFVDVNGVERCVTGEGDLSLMELAKANGVDGIAADCGGACSCATCLVHVDPAWTDRTGTPDDIEFAMLDMVSDVATDSSRLACQIRLSTMLDGLRVVVAQQ; from the coding sequence ATGTCGATGGTGCAGGTCACCTTTGTGGACGTGAATGGCGTGGAACGGTGCGTGACGGGCGAGGGCGACCTGTCGTTGATGGAACTGGCCAAGGCGAACGGGGTCGACGGGATCGCGGCCGACTGCGGCGGCGCCTGTTCCTGCGCGACCTGCCTCGTCCATGTCGATCCGGCCTGGACCGATCGCACCGGCACGCCCGACGATATTGAATTTGCGATGCTCGACATGGTGTCGGACGTGGCGACCGACAGCAGCCGCCTTGCCTGTCAGATCCGCCTGTCGACGATGCTCGACGGCCTGCGCGTCGTGGTGGCACAGCAATGA
- a CDS encoding tyrosine-protein phosphatase: MRKMMTRAALAALPLMMPAAALAGTIADPVAERVAPDRIAIRWSDADAVDVLQADRADAPIASATLVSARDKDGVQEVQVAPGTRPYFLLRDSKSGAVTRVAERVLVMEQSSNFRDLGGYPAAGGKHVRWGQIYRSGGQAMLTPADVAEVKALGVANLVDLRSDEERLFAPTKLDGIPYNAVGYSMAAMMQGMKFDPKNMDPAKQVEAYAGTYRSLPTQLKPQLRILFARLLSKDGPLLYNCSAGQDRTGFASAMILSALGVPRDVIYRDYVLSTPSRRPQYEVPPMSDAVAQSSPIAGMFAQMQKGGAMAKANPLVLPDGTPFLTYAFAAIDQKWGSVDAYLAQEIGLTPVDIAALRTTYLE; this comes from the coding sequence ATGCGCAAGATGATGACGCGCGCCGCACTCGCGGCGCTGCCCCTGATGATGCCGGCCGCAGCCCTTGCCGGCACCATCGCCGATCCGGTTGCCGAGCGCGTGGCGCCCGACCGGATTGCGATCCGCTGGAGCGATGCCGATGCGGTCGACGTGCTGCAGGCCGATCGCGCCGATGCACCGATCGCCAGCGCGACGCTGGTGTCGGCCAGGGACAAGGATGGCGTGCAGGAGGTGCAGGTGGCGCCGGGCACCCGACCCTATTTCCTGCTGCGCGACAGCAAGAGCGGCGCAGTCACCCGCGTGGCCGAACGGGTGCTGGTGATGGAGCAATCCTCCAACTTCCGTGACCTTGGCGGCTACCCCGCGGCGGGCGGCAAGCATGTCCGCTGGGGCCAGATCTATCGTTCGGGCGGGCAGGCCATGCTGACGCCGGCCGACGTGGCCGAGGTGAAGGCGCTGGGCGTCGCCAATCTGGTCGACCTGCGGTCGGACGAGGAGCGGCTGTTCGCCCCGACGAAGCTGGACGGCATCCCCTATAATGCGGTCGGCTATTCGATGGCCGCGATGATGCAGGGCATGAAGTTCGACCCCAAGAATATGGACCCGGCCAAGCAGGTCGAAGCTTATGCCGGCACCTATCGCAGCCTGCCGACCCAGTTGAAGCCGCAACTGCGCATCCTCTTCGCCCGCCTGCTGTCGAAGGACGGGCCGCTGCTCTACAACTGCTCGGCCGGGCAGGACCGCACCGGCTTTGCCAGCGCGATGATCCTGTCGGCGCTGGGCGTGCCGCGCGACGTCATCTATCGCGACTATGTGTTGTCGACGCCCTCGCGCCGCCCGCAATATGAAGTGCCGCCGATGAGCGATGCCGTCGCGCAGAGCAGCCCGATCGCCGGCATGTTCGCGCAGATGCAGAAGGGCGGGGCGATGGCCAAGGCCAATCCGCTGGTGCTGCCCGACGGCACCCCGTTCCTGACCTATGCCTTTGCCGCGATCGACCAGAAATGGGGTTCGGTGGATGCCTATCTGGCCCAGGAAATCGGCCTGACGCCGGTGGACATCGCGGCGCTGCGCACCACCTATCTGGAATAA
- a CDS encoding GH92 family glycosyl hydrolase — MGHQGADADRHGFSRRAKRAMQASLGALLLAGAGQALPAQDSVRGVDIANPLVGTAPLDRQDLIGNAPPPGEPVYSGQTSPGARLPHSSVEAAPMNNNIALTYPNGVPTPYYYTNPTMIGFTGGGGQTYGGNAEPIIMPVVGDWSAAPAYNQAYYDKKREIAAPGYYSVYLDSFRTQVELTGTRWASLMQFSFPQSARSNILLNLLDHGGSVEVVDDHTIRGISKGRESIDGRYFVAEFSRPFAQLGTFRRAPGDNKGWGIGDKDVVPAGRSIEGDYAGAYVTYQTKAGDKVLVRMAHGTSYEQATQRLRQELPNWDFAAVRSAARGTWDKLLGRVQVSGGTAKQRALFYSTLFQSFASPRLIAQKGEPFTDSNGKVQVATHDRYGPVPFWDTGRNQIVLLALMEPEVVQDIMQSEYEMAQEKGYMNTSFHGDNAVFLYLGAWKRGIPFDYAGVWTYLRKNATDPRGPRGYLAEYDRQGWIADIVPQGNPSPPYAGGKAGAATTMEYAWDDHALADYAGRLGKGEDQRRFLKRAGNYANVFDRSTGFVRGRTADGKWIAPFDQQEPYYNFMMKEASGWSTLWLAPHDVKGLMTLLGGREAFNAKLDQFFATPYAPTGICRDCTGLIGQYVHGNQPDQQVPYYYDWSGQPWKTQALVRRILDEMYGSDAAGYGYAGMDDQGATSSWYVMSAMGFYPVDPSSDVYMIGSPVFDHVRLEMGGGKALEIEAKNNGAANIYIQSMTLNGKPWTRPWFRHADIKDGARIAFVMGNKPNPKWGSAPADTAPSMSDATR, encoded by the coding sequence ATGGGCCATCAGGGCGCCGACGCCGATCGGCATGGTTTTTCCCGTCGTGCAAAGCGGGCGATGCAGGCAAGCCTCGGGGCGCTGCTGCTGGCCGGGGCTGGGCAGGCACTGCCGGCGCAGGATAGTGTGCGTGGCGTCGACATCGCCAATCCGCTGGTGGGTACCGCGCCGCTCGACCGGCAGGATCTGATCGGCAATGCGCCGCCGCCCGGCGAGCCGGTCTATTCGGGCCAGACCTCCCCCGGCGCGCGCCTGCCGCACAGCTCGGTCGAGGCGGCGCCGATGAACAACAATATCGCGCTGACCTACCCCAATGGCGTGCCGACCCCTTATTATTACACCAACCCGACGATGATCGGTTTCACCGGCGGCGGTGGCCAGACCTATGGCGGCAATGCCGAGCCGATCATCATGCCGGTGGTGGGCGACTGGTCGGCCGCCCCGGCCTATAATCAGGCCTATTATGACAAGAAGCGCGAGATCGCCGCGCCGGGCTATTATTCGGTCTATCTCGACAGTTTCCGCACCCAGGTGGAACTCACCGGCACACGCTGGGCCAGCCTGATGCAGTTCAGCTTCCCGCAGAGCGCGCGGTCGAACATCCTGCTCAACCTGCTGGATCATGGCGGCAGCGTGGAAGTGGTGGACGACCACACCATTCGCGGCATTTCCAAGGGACGGGAATCGATCGACGGCCGCTATTTCGTCGCCGAATTCTCCCGGCCCTTCGCGCAACTCGGCACCTTCCGCCGGGCGCCGGGCGACAATAAGGGCTGGGGCATCGGCGACAAGGATGTCGTGCCGGCCGGCCGAAGCATCGAGGGCGACTATGCCGGCGCCTATGTCACCTACCAGACCAAGGCGGGCGACAAGGTGCTGGTGCGCATGGCGCATGGCACCAGCTATGAACAGGCGACGCAGCGGCTGCGCCAGGAATTGCCCAACTGGGATTTCGCCGCCGTTCGGTCGGCCGCGCGCGGCACATGGGACAAGTTGCTGGGTCGGGTGCAGGTCAGCGGCGGCACGGCCAAGCAGCGGGCGCTGTTCTATTCCACCCTGTTCCAGTCCTTCGCCAGCCCCCGGCTGATCGCGCAGAAGGGCGAGCCCTTCACCGACAGCAACGGCAAGGTGCAGGTCGCCACCCATGACCGCTATGGCCCGGTGCCCTTCTGGGATACCGGCCGCAACCAGATCGTCCTGCTGGCGCTGATGGAGCCCGAGGTGGTGCAGGACATCATGCAGTCCGAATATGAGATGGCGCAGGAGAAGGGGTATATGAACACCTCCTTCCACGGCGACAATGCGGTGTTCCTGTATCTGGGGGCGTGGAAGCGCGGCATCCCGTTCGACTATGCCGGCGTCTGGACCTATCTGCGCAAGAACGCCACCGATCCCAGGGGGCCGCGCGGCTATCTGGCGGAATATGACCGCCAGGGCTGGATCGCCGACATCGTGCCGCAGGGCAATCCCAGCCCGCCCTATGCCGGGGGCAAGGCGGGCGCGGCGACGACGATGGAATATGCGTGGGACGACCATGCGCTGGCCGACTATGCCGGGCGGCTGGGCAAAGGCGAGGACCAGCGCCGCTTCCTCAAGCGGGCGGGCAATTATGCCAATGTCTTCGACCGCTCGACCGGCTTCGTGCGCGGGCGGACGGCGGACGGCAAATGGATCGCCCCGTTCGACCAGCAGGAACCCTATTATAATTTCATGATGAAGGAGGCGTCGGGCTGGTCGACGCTGTGGCTGGCGCCGCATGACGTGAAGGGCCTGATGACCCTGCTTGGCGGGCGCGAGGCGTTCAATGCGAAACTCGACCAGTTCTTCGCCACGCCCTATGCGCCCACCGGCATCTGCCGCGACTGCACCGGCCTGATCGGCCAATATGTCCATGGCAACCAGCCCGACCAGCAGGTGCCCTATTATTATGACTGGTCCGGCCAGCCCTGGAAGACGCAGGCGCTGGTGCGGCGCATCCTGGACGAGATGTATGGCAGCGATGCCGCCGGCTATGGCTATGCCGGCATGGACGATCAGGGGGCGACATCCTCCTGGTATGTGATGAGCGCCATGGGCTTCTACCCGGTCGATCCGTCGAGCGACGTCTACATGATCGGCAGCCCGGTCTTCGATCATGTCCGGCTGGAGATGGGCGGCGGCAAGGCGCTGGAGATCGAGGCGAAGAACAACGGCGCCGCCAATATCTACATCCAGTCGATGACCTTGAACGGCAAGCCCTGGACCCGGCCCTGGTTCCGCCATGCCGACATCAAGGATGGCGCGCGCATCGCCTTCGTCATGGGGAACAAGCCCAATCCGAAATGGGGCAGCGCGCCGGCCGATACCGCGCCGTCCATGTCCGACGCGACACGATAA
- the astD gene encoding succinylglutamate-semialdehyde dehydrogenase, with translation MIFRSIDPASDTLLWEGEAADAATCAAAVTRARTAFPAWAALPQSEREGHVRRYKALLSDRSDAFANAIARETGKPLWEAKTEIASMIGKVDISIAAQAERAGSREQATPFGRAVLRHKPHGVMAVLGPYNFPGHLPNGHIVPALLAGDVVLFKPSELTPLVGELMAQAFRDAGLPDGVFTLLQGGRDTGAALIAQDIDGLLFTGSAAAGAHFSRVMADRPGVILALELGGNNPLVAWDGDAQAVASIIVQSAFITAGQRCSCARRLILPQGAAGDAILDATVALARRLTIGAWDSQPEPYMGALISAQAAAHARARHAALLALGGVDLLPLEQPAGLGGAFLTPGMIDMTGVDAPDEEIFAPLLQVVRVADFDAAIAAANATRYGLAAGLVSADDALWERFLLESRAGVVNRNRPTTGASGAMPFGGLGASGNHRPSAYYAADYCAYPVASFEASAVLDLTADIKGLAG, from the coding sequence ATGATTTTCCGTTCGATCGACCCGGCCAGCGACACGCTCCTGTGGGAAGGGGAGGCGGCCGATGCCGCGACCTGCGCGGCGGCAGTGACGCGCGCCCGCACTGCCTTTCCGGCCTGGGCCGCGCTGCCGCAATCCGAACGCGAGGGTCATGTGCGGCGCTACAAGGCGCTGCTGTCGGACCGCAGCGATGCCTTTGCCAATGCGATCGCGCGCGAGACCGGCAAGCCGCTGTGGGAGGCGAAGACGGAAATCGCCTCGATGATCGGAAAGGTCGACATCTCCATCGCCGCCCAGGCCGAACGCGCCGGATCGCGCGAGCAGGCGACCCCGTTCGGCCGGGCCGTGCTGCGGCACAAGCCGCATGGCGTGATGGCGGTGCTCGGCCCCTATAATTTTCCCGGTCACCTGCCCAACGGCCATATCGTGCCGGCCCTGCTGGCGGGCGATGTCGTGCTGTTCAAGCCGTCCGAACTCACCCCGCTGGTCGGCGAATTGATGGCGCAGGCGTTTCGCGACGCGGGCCTGCCGGATGGCGTCTTCACTCTGTTGCAGGGCGGGCGGGATACTGGTGCGGCGCTGATCGCACAGGATATCGACGGCCTGCTGTTCACCGGATCGGCGGCGGCGGGCGCGCATTTCTCGCGCGTGATGGCCGACCGGCCGGGGGTGATCCTGGCGCTGGAACTGGGCGGAAACAATCCGCTGGTCGCCTGGGATGGCGATGCGCAGGCGGTCGCCTCGATCATCGTCCAGTCGGCCTTCATCACCGCGGGCCAGCGCTGTTCCTGCGCGCGCCGGCTGATTCTGCCGCAGGGCGCGGCGGGCGACGCCATCCTGGACGCGACCGTGGCGCTGGCCCGGCGACTGACGATCGGCGCCTGGGACAGTCAGCCCGAACCCTATATGGGCGCGCTGATCTCGGCGCAGGCGGCGGCCCATGCCAGGGCGCGCCATGCCGCGCTGCTCGCGCTGGGTGGCGTCGACCTGTTGCCGCTGGAGCAGCCGGCGGGCCTGGGCGGTGCCTTCCTGACGCCGGGCATGATCGACATGACCGGCGTGGATGCCCCCGACGAGGAGATTTTCGCGCCGCTGCTGCAAGTGGTCCGCGTCGCCGATTTCGACGCCGCGATCGCGGCGGCCAATGCGACCCGCTATGGCCTGGCGGCAGGGCTTGTTTCCGCCGACGATGCGCTGTGGGAGCGGTTCCTGCTGGAAAGCCGGGCGGGTGTGGTCAACCGCAACCGGCCGACCACTGGCGCCAGCGGCGCGATGCCGTTCGGCGGGCTGGGCGCGTCGGGCAACCACCGACCCAGCGCCTATTATGCCGCCGATTACTGCGCCTATCCTGTCGCCAGTTTCGAGGCGAGCGCGGTGCTGGATCTGACCGCCGATATCAAGGGCTTGGCTGGCTAA
- a CDS encoding TonB-dependent receptor, which produces MNRSSVLRRRALILAGAMLIGVGFTAQAHAEEAPGDEGDAGLGAIVVTAQKKETNLQKTPISISVLGSDDLKARSVVSLKDLADGAVPSLRIAPFASRNSALTVGIRGIVPFDANQPSRDSGVGIYIDGVYLGRSQGLGTALLDVERIEVLKGPQGTLFGRNSTGGALSIVSKKPSGEFHLTQTMGVMNYDGYKVETHLDLPSFANFSVKLDALVTKRGGTLDNPMAGEEDYNQLDQRGMHGAILWEPSSSFSAQYDFDTSYDASTPYYMQVLAKNPLLPFADMVDVGTGRAKTADVGVPEQKSIGKTHGHALHMDWQVADGINLRSITSYRELSQSQYDNGGAHQGAFAPFAKFARYSLAGLDQNQFSQEVQLVGSTSRIDFVAGAYYYHEKGEDWAWAPYTMQWGATASAAPTRLPTLEAGQVSPYPDRASDAKADSFALYGQATWTPAILNDAFHLTGGARYTHDKKSGDLFKVNGVDTPYAFDISNSRVDPTVTAAFDASDDIHVYAKWGTAYRAGGANSRSITYRSYDPEEVETAEIGFKGEFFDKHVRLNLAAYKTIYKDQQIDFNAVLSAVPGGPTRTTIETVNATGNGTIKGIEADLTIMPVEGLTLTASYAYTKGDLDQAANPFKNNALENVFLVYTPKNAFSGAIDYSLPLNWATLRAHVDANGGDGYHAQSNDPLLTDSSFLVNGRLSLADIALKGDAKLQVSAWSRNLFNEQHTFFQTGTAQSLMLGIYNEPRTYGLEATVRF; this is translated from the coding sequence ATGAACCGTTCGTCCGTCCTGCGCCGTCGCGCGCTCATTCTTGCTGGTGCCATGCTGATCGGCGTTGGCTTCACGGCCCAGGCCCATGCGGAGGAAGCGCCGGGTGACGAAGGCGATGCGGGCCTTGGCGCGATCGTCGTCACCGCGCAGAAGAAGGAAACCAATCTGCAGAAGACGCCGATCTCTATCTCCGTGCTGGGCAGCGACGACCTCAAGGCGCGCAGCGTTGTCAGCCTGAAGGATCTGGCCGATGGTGCCGTGCCTTCGCTGCGGATCGCGCCCTTTGCCTCGCGCAATTCGGCGCTGACCGTGGGTATCCGCGGCATCGTGCCGTTTGACGCCAACCAGCCCAGCCGTGATTCGGGCGTCGGCATCTATATCGACGGGGTCTATCTCGGCCGTTCGCAGGGGCTGGGCACCGCGTTGCTCGACGTCGAGCGGATCGAAGTGCTCAAGGGGCCGCAGGGCACCTTGTTCGGCCGCAACTCGACCGGCGGCGCGCTCAGCATCGTCAGCAAGAAGCCGAGCGGTGAGTTCCACCTGACCCAGACCATGGGCGTGATGAACTATGATGGCTACAAGGTCGAAACCCATCTCGACCTGCCCAGCTTCGCCAATTTCAGCGTCAAGCTGGACGCGCTGGTGACCAAGCGGGGCGGCACGCTCGACAATCCGATGGCGGGCGAGGAGGATTATAACCAGCTCGACCAGCGCGGCATGCACGGCGCGATCCTGTGGGAACCGAGCAGCAGCTTTTCCGCCCAATATGATTTCGACACCTCCTACGACGCCAGCACGCCTTATTATATGCAGGTGCTGGCCAAGAACCCGCTGCTGCCCTTTGCCGACATGGTCGACGTCGGCACCGGCCGTGCAAAGACCGCCGATGTCGGCGTTCCCGAACAGAAGAGCATCGGCAAGACCCATGGCCATGCGCTGCATATGGACTGGCAGGTTGCCGACGGCATCAATCTGCGCTCCATCACCTCCTATCGCGAGCTGAGCCAGAGCCAGTATGACAATGGCGGCGCGCATCAGGGCGCCTTCGCGCCCTTCGCCAAATTCGCGCGCTACAGCCTGGCGGGCCTCGACCAGAACCAGTTCAGCCAGGAAGTGCAGTTGGTCGGTTCGACCTCGCGCATCGATTTCGTCGCGGGCGCCTATTATTATCATGAAAAGGGCGAGGACTGGGCCTGGGCGCCCTACACGATGCAGTGGGGCGCGACCGCCAGCGCTGCACCGACCCGCCTGCCGACGCTGGAAGCGGGCCAGGTGTCGCCCTATCCCGATCGTGCCAGCGACGCCAAGGCGGACAGCTTTGCTTTGTACGGCCAGGCGACCTGGACCCCGGCGATCCTGAACGATGCGTTTCACCTGACCGGCGGCGCGCGCTACACCCATGACAAGAAGAGCGGCGACCTGTTCAAGGTCAACGGCGTCGACACGCCCTATGCCTTCGACATTTCCAACAGCCGGGTCGACCCGACCGTCACCGCCGCCTTCGATGCGAGCGACGACATTCATGTCTATGCCAAATGGGGCACCGCCTATCGCGCCGGCGGCGCCAATTCGCGCTCGATCACCTATCGCTCCTATGATCCCGAGGAGGTCGAAACCGCTGAAATCGGCTTCAAGGGCGAATTTTTCGACAAGCATGTCCGCCTGAATCTGGCCGCCTACAAGACGATCTACAAGGACCAGCAGATCGACTTCAACGCCGTGCTGTCGGCAGTGCCGGGCGGCCCGACCCGCACCACGATCGAGACCGTCAACGCCACCGGCAACGGCACGATCAAGGGGATCGAGGCGGACCTGACGATCATGCCGGTCGAGGGCCTGACCCTGACCGCCAGCTATGCCTATACCAAAGGCGATCTCGATCAGGCGGCCAACCCGTTCAAGAATAACGCGCTGGAAAATGTCTTCCTGGTCTACACGCCCAAGAATGCCTTCAGCGGTGCGATCGACTATAGCCTGCCGCTCAACTGGGCGACGCTGCGCGCGCATGTCGATGCCAATGGCGGTGACGGCTATCATGCCCAGTCGAATGATCCGCTGCTGACCGACTCGTCCTTCCTGGTGAACGGGCGCCTGTCTCTGGCCGACATTGCGCTCAAGGGCGACGCGAAGCTCCAGGTCTCGGCCTGGTCGCGCAACCTGTTCAACGAACAGCACACCTTCTTCCAGACCGGCACGGCGCAATCGCTGATGCTGGGCATTTATAACGAACCGCGCACCTATGGCCTGGAAGCCACGGTCCGCTTCTAA
- a CDS encoding SDR family oxidoreductase, with protein sequence MAGELAGKVAIVTGGAGGIGRATVELFVAEGAKVVIADRDMAAGAALASSLGASALFLAVDVADRAQVQAMVARAVDAFGGLHILFNNAGISCAPFPQFLDDSLADFDRVMGVNLLGPMLGTQAAARHMKDHGGGVILNNASIAGVLAGQAMMSYRASKAGLIQFSKSVAIDLAQYGIRVNCLVPGHIRTSLSAFSAQGAAADAAARVDAAIDAVYLSNQPLKRRGVPDDVAQAALFLASDRARQITGIAMPVEGGVVAGDPVNHLEDILAARAQALLA encoded by the coding sequence ATGGCAGGGGAACTGGCGGGCAAGGTCGCCATCGTCACCGGCGGCGCGGGCGGCATCGGCCGGGCCACGGTGGAATTGTTCGTGGCCGAAGGGGCGAAAGTGGTGATCGCCGATCGCGATATGGCGGCGGGCGCCGCGCTGGCATCGTCGCTGGGCGCGTCGGCCCTGTTCCTGGCGGTCGATGTCGCCGACCGGGCGCAGGTGCAGGCGATGGTCGCGCGCGCGGTCGATGCCTTTGGCGGGCTGCATATATTGTTCAACAATGCCGGGATCAGCTGCGCGCCCTTCCCGCAATTCCTCGACGACAGCCTGGCCGATTTCGACCGGGTTATGGGCGTCAACCTGCTTGGCCCGATGCTGGGGACGCAAGCGGCGGCGCGCCACATGAAGGATCATGGCGGCGGGGTCATCCTCAACAATGCCTCGATCGCCGGCGTCCTGGCGGGACAGGCGATGATGAGCTATCGCGCGTCCAAGGCGGGGCTGATCCAATTCTCCAAGTCGGTGGCGATCGATCTTGCCCAATATGGCATTCGCGTGAATTGCCTGGTGCCCGGCCATATCCGTACCAGCCTGTCCGCCTTCAGCGCGCAGGGCGCGGCGGCCGATGCGGCGGCGCGGGTCGATGCCGCGATCGATGCGGTCTATCTGTCCAACCAGCCCTTGAAGCGGCGCGGCGTGCCCGACGATGTGGCGCAGGCGGCACTGTTCCTGGCGAGCGACCGGGCGCGGCAGATCACCGGCATCGCCATGCCGGTCGAAGGCGGAGTGGTCGCCGGCGACCCGGTCAACCATCTGGAGGATATATTGGCCGCGCGGGCTCAGGCGCTCTTGGCCTGA